The Triticum urartu cultivar G1812 chromosome 5, Tu2.1, whole genome shotgun sequence genome contains the following window.
ACATTGTGTTACCCCCCTTCTTTACTAGATGAACACTATTTAGTTCCACTTATCGTTTTGTTGTACTAATAGTCCTGAACTATCATGTGACTTTTTTTTCAAGTACTGTTGCAATTGAATTAAACCAAATCAATAATTATTTTACACATCCATACACATGCCACTCTAAGTAGCATTTAGCTTTCAAAAATATACATAGAATGGCATAGATCACGGGCAAGACAGTAGTCCATTTTCTTAaaaatatatgtatatatatctAAGCAAGAGTGATTAATTATTGTGGGGAACTCAATGTTGTCTTTGTTGTCCATTTGATGTACTTCATTTGGATCCTTTTTAGCATGATGACAACATCATTCATCTTTATCCTATCACCAGGTGAGTCGTTGGAGCAGAGCAAACCAACTTCCAATACTGGCAAAACACAGTTATCGTGCAAGTCGCATCTTGAAGAGGAAATGACTGGTGAACCCATAGCCTAAGGCTCAGTTCTCCAACGAACATAGCATCTGTAGGCTTCCTTCCAGTGAAGACTTCAAGGAGCATTATTCCATAGCTAAACACATCACTCAGTCGTGATGCTTTTCCATATGATGCATACTCATACAAAAGAAAACGATGAACAAAATTTAAACATGATTCATTAGTCAAAGGAAACGGATATGTATGTTAAGCAAGATAGCCAATCTTAAGGACCCAACTAAACCTGGCATGTTGGAGGACATCGTTGAGGATATGATCACCGTGTAATAACCTTGCAATAACAAAGTCTGCCACACGTGGAGTCATGTCCTCGCCAAACAATACATTGCTTGGCTTCAAATCACAATGCAAGACCACTTCATGGTATCCATAGTGCAGCTACTCCATTGCTATTGACACATCAAGCATAACGCCCAGCCTCTCGCGGAATCCAAATTTCCTATCTCCAACCTGCGAGTGGTGCAATACCGTGTCTATGCTGCCACTGGGCATGTACTGTAGCACTAGCGGCATGAAGTCCATTTAGAACATGTGCCGACTATCCGTATCAGGTTACAGTGTCGTGCCATGCGGAGTACACGACACTCGGCATCAATCTTATGTCGAGAACCTTTACTGCAACCACTAAACCGCTGCTGAGCTGGCCCTTGAAAACTTTTCCGAAACCTCCAGAGCCCAACAAGTAATCTTCACTAAAATTATCAGTGGCACGGACACAGTGGAGGTGAGTGATTAATTGATGGCCTACCGGGTGTCCCAGATCCATTAAAGCTTTGAACTCGCCTTTTTCATGTTTCTTTCTGATTGATAGGTACCAATAGTATAAGGAAAAAGTAATAGCAACGAGAGCTATAGTGATACTGGGGAGTACGATTTTGAGCAAGTGATAATTGTAATATGGAGGCTTGTCTTTACTGAGTTGCGAAAATGGTGAGGACGGAGACGGAGGGAAACCACACAAGCCAGAGTTGTTCTCATACTGACTCTCCGGGAAAGTGACAAGGGATCCAAGCTCCGGTATTGATCCATTCAGCCTATTGTATGACAGATTAATCTCTTACAGGTCCAGCAAGGAGAATGAAGTTGGGATTGGGCCTTCCAACGGATTGTGTGACAGGTCAAGCACTACCAGTTTCTTGACACCTCCAAGCTCCTTAGGAATGGCACCAGAAAGCAAATTGTGTTGGAATAATCCAAACATATGATACCTACGATTAGGTAAGTTTGATTAGAACGTTGTCCAGTTGGACTTTGCATGGCACATTCTAGTTGGAGTACTCTCTCCGTCTAGGACTTTGCATGACACATTCTAGTTGTAGTACTCcttccgtctaggtgtataagtcatcTTACGGAAACTAAATAATCCTTAAACACTTAGGCGTGATACATTAACTTTCATCTCATTTTTTGACATAAATAAAGGAATCAACCAATGAAACATGCGAGGCGTgtatgctttcaatgacttgagactaccaaacccGAAATGCAACGGAAAGTttattgcatgcaatgctattaattagaaaataaacattaagttcttTCATTTTCCCTCCGCCTTGATCGCGATGCACAACATAAGATGATTTATACACCTAGATGGAGAGACTACCAAGTATTTGAGTCTATACGTATAGAAGCTGGAGTTCGAGTCATGTTAGGCTTGTGATCAAGCTTGCCGGTGATTCGTCCGGAGAGGTTCCTTTGTGCGTCCGTATTGAAAGTCTTGTACGAGTCGGATAGCTAGCTCATGAGTGAGGCCGTGTATATATATACACCAGGTTGTGTGAGTTTTGTAACACCGTTAGAAAATAGAAAATGAAATAAAGAGAAAAGATGACACATCAGGGATCCTTGGCTATCAGTTTTTGTGCGCAATGTGTTCATCATGATTTGATGTGATTGATCCTGTGAATGAATTTTCAATAAATTGTGCCCAAGATTCATGACCGTGGGGTAGAACATGTTTCCAAGCTCCTTGGGGATCTCAGAAACTAGCTGGTTGAAGGAAAGGTCTAGGAATATCATGGAGCCATCTTCAATGGAAGTGAACTCGTCCATGCTTCCCAAGTACATGATGGTGAATTTGCACAGCTTCTTGCTGGACATCCGAGTTAAGTCCTCCGAACAGCCGCCGCCAAACTCGAGCAGGCTCCCCTTGTTGCGACATTCACTGCTCTGCCGCTCGTCGTTGCGCAAGAAGGCATATGGTCGCCCTGTGACGAAGCCCGACGACATCTTCCTTGACTGCCTCGCCAGCTCCAGCGGTATAATTCCATTtagctggttgtcgttgaggtCCAGCCAAACTAGTCTCTTGCAGGCTCCTAGCTCCGGCAGTATCAGGCCTGAGAAGGAGTGGTTATTTAGCTTCAAGATTATTAGGTTGTTTGGCCGCCCGAGCCATGCCGGCACCGGGCTGCTTTCGAGCGATAGCCAGTTCAGATCCGAGCAGTTCATCAGTTTGTTGAAATAAGCCACGGCGTGTGTGGTCGGGCTCGTCAGGCGCGACGGATGCGCGCGGGACAGGCGAGACGCACTGGTGTTGTCGGGCTCGTCGGATGCGTTGGTGACGCGCGGGACGGGCGGGACGCAGCAGCGTGGCGTGTGTGTAGTGTGTCTACTGGTAGCGTGTAGGTCTAAGTGCACGGGTTCGTACTTGTGCCAGTTTGAGTTAGTCTGCAGTTTGTTAGTGCATGCAGCAGGGGCCGTTGGAGGCAGCCGCGTCGTGCGTATAGGAGTGCGTCGTCCGCGCGGCCGGAACGTACGGATCAAGTTGCATGTGTAGATGCATATGGTGTTTGTTGTGTACGTGCGCGTATCGGCCGGAAGAGTTGCGTGGGCGCTGCGTCGCTGTATGGCTACAAAAGGCCTTGTAATCATTGATGTAACCTTAGCCAGCAGAAAGAAAAGGGGCGTTTGAGCGCCCGGGCGTTGAAGCGCCGGGCCGTTGGTCGTCAGAAAAAAGTGATGCGTCTACCTCCAGTCTAGCGTGAGAGAGAGCGGCAACAACAATTGGTATACATAGTCAGGTTCGAGGGGCGGCTGTGGCGCGCGGCGGCGTCCGCGATGCGCGCGGTGCACGGCGGACATAAAGGTTTTGGCGTCGGCAACGCGCGGCGAGTCCACGGCGGTGTGGCGTGATGCCGGGCGCGCGGCGAGCGCGTGACGTCGGCAACACGCGGCGAGTCCACGGCAGTGTGGCGTGATGCCGTGCGCGCGACGAGTAGCGGCGGTCGCGGAGACGAGAAGGTCGCGGAGGACCTGCATGGTGTCGCAGAGGCCGCGGCGGCTCGGCGCGACCACCGTGGAGGCGCTGCGCTGCGGTTGACGGCGCAGCGGTGCAGGGCAATAAGCGCGGCAGCGAGCCAGACGCGATCGGTGCGTGTTATGGGTGTGCACCGGATGTGTCGGGCGCGTCGAGACCGTGGGAGTGGACCGCGTCGAGGCGCTGGACCTAGTCACGCAGATCGCGTACGTGCGCGGCGGGAGCGCGGGGACGTGGGGAGTGCGGCTACGACGACAACAACGACGACGGACTCCTCCAGGCCGTGGCTTAAGGGGTGTGTGTTGAAATAAGCCACGGCGTGTGTGGTTGGCCTCGTCGGGCGCAACGGATTCGCACGGGACGGACGGGATGCACTGTTGTCGTCGGGCTCGTCGGGTGCGTCGGTGACGCGCGAGACATGCGGGACGTGCGGGACGCAGCAGCGTGGCTTGTGTGTAATGTGTCTACTAGTAGCGTGTACGTCTAAGTGCACGAGTTCGTACTTATGCCAGTTTGAGTTAGTCTGCAGTTTGTTAGTCCTATGTCTGATTCTATATCTGATCAGCTGATCTACGTAGTTTGATTGATGTTGCATAATTTAGTATGAATATAGAGGTTCGGGTATAAGGTACACCGATGTGGACCACGTGATTTGAGGAGTGCGCGGTCATTGTCCGCGGACGCGCCCGAATGCGTCCGCGGACGTTTGAAGGGGTGGATTTGTCATGTCCGATTATAGATACTCTTAATAACTCCATTCAGTAGTGAACATCAGACAAATTTTTTTTTTGCCGGGTGAACATCAGACATTTCGTGAGCTGCCATATGTTTAGTGGCATAAACTAGGCTAGTGGTCTCAAACCAAACCCACCACATTGTACGTATAATATCTTTGGTGCTCACTAAAGCAGACATTGCAATACATGGATAGCCATATGTTTAGTGCCGGGCAAACATATGTTTAGTGCCGGGCAAACATATATTTTTTTAAGCTACATGGATAAACATGTACTAGACTTATTTGGACGTCCCTGTCAAATACACACTCCTTTTCCAGGCCGagatcactagctagctagcaacCGTTGCAAACTTTTTCCAACCATTCTCGCACGGCGATAAAGCTCAAAGATACCGTCGCTCTCGGCGTGGCGGCAAATTTTGCAAAGCAAAATGTTCACTTTTCTCTCTAGTTCTCTTCACCCCGGTCATCTATAAATAGGCACGTAATAGCTAGACAAGTACAGCAAGCAGCGACACTAACTATCGTAGTGATACATCCATCAAACAAAATAATGGCGGCCTCCCCGTGGGCGCTCATCCTCCTCCTGGCCGCGGCCTTCGCCGCAGGGACCGGCGCGACGACCTTCTCCATCACGAACCGCTGCTCCTACGCAGTTTGGCCGGCGGCCATCCCGGTGGGCGGCGGCAGGCGGCTCAACAGCGGTGACACGTGGAACCTCGAGGTCCCCGGCGGCACCAGCGCCGCCCGGATCTGGGGCCGCACAGGCTGCAACTTCAACGTCGACAGAGGGAGCTGCGCCACCGGCGACTGCGCTGGCGCGTTGCACTGTGGCCTGTCTGGCCGCCCGCCGGCGACACTTGCGGAGTTCAGCCTCGGCTCGCA
Protein-coding sequences here:
- the LOC125507024 gene encoding thaumatin-like pathogenesis-related protein 3, with amino-acid sequence MAASPWALILLLAAAFAAGTGATTFSITNRCSYAVWPAAIPVGGGRRLNSGDTWNLEVPGGTSAARIWGRTGCNFNVDRGSCATGDCAGALHCGLSGRPPATLAEFSLGSQDYYDISVIDGYNVPMDFSCSTGVALRCRDAGCYDAYHQPNDVRTKSCGGGNRSFRVVFCP